In Notolabrus celidotus isolate fNotCel1 chromosome 5, fNotCel1.pri, whole genome shotgun sequence, the genomic window ACACTTCGTCAAACATAGTGGCCTTTTAGATTTGTGCTGACGTTGGTTAATCAAAGAGCAACGAGCCATTCATGTCTGCTTTGTGAGACAAATGAAAGTTTAGGTTTCAATAAGTGtaattattttgatttgaaaaCATCTTTCTCAGTATTTGGGAACCCATTAGTTGTAAGCCTCTGCTTACACCCAAGAGTGCAGATACTTAAACTGACTCATAGACTTGAATTCCAATCACAGAAGCTATGACAAAAACCTACTTGTAAGAAATCGGTAATACAATGAGAAGGAGGCTGAATGACCTTGAGCTAAATTTAGTCCACAGGCACAGCCCCACATAGGACCACATTATGGCAGAATGAGAGTCTTCTGACCTGATTTTGCCCTGAAAGCCTTTGGCATGTATTCACTGCAGGCTCcacttaaaatatgacataGAGTTCACTGGAAAAGAAGCCTTTTAAAGGGCATCATTTGATTCATTCTCTGTCACTCATTAGGTCCCCCTCTCCAACGATGACTGTGCATTATCCAGCGGCTATGCTGCAGCCATGGACGCAGCCATGCATGGCAACAACTATGGCGCCGGGCATCATCAAGACCCAGATGAAACCACACCTTCAGACGTGTCAGAGCGTCCATCTGTGGATGATGTGGAGTCAGATACTGGTTCAACTGGTGCCTTGGAAACCCGCAGCCTCAAGGACCATAAAGGTACCTCGGTTGTCCTCTTTTACTGCTTTATCTGCACATTATAATCATTACATGGAGCAGTATTTTATACTACATGTTTTCACTTCTCTTGTAATAGACTCAAAAACTGAATTTGATGATTTATGAatattttaagcttttatttaattgaaaattatGCAAAGCCAGCAGCTCAAGGATTCAACTCTATGAAAAGTATATGCTCATTTAAAATTTGGTGcaagcaacacattttaaaaaactggggacaggaaatgtttactattgtgttgcatcaccttttcttttaacaacactctgttaACATTTGGGATCCCAGTATACCATTTTTTGGAGTTTTGACTCCAAAAcctatattgttcagcattaatggcgTCTTCCCAGATGTGAAAGCCACCCATGCCATTGGCACTTGTGGTTCTACATcatggatgctggcttttgaactgtgcatCAGTCAATTTTAAATGGGCCTTGGCCTCGAGAAGTAGCTGGCATTTCTGGATATTGCTTCTGTATGGTAtcttctttgcatggtacagtttttgcctgcatttgtggatgcagacAGTGGTTTTGGGAAGTGATtatgagcccatgcagtgatttaaactatagagtcatgtctgcttttaatgcagtgctgcccaAGGGCCCaaagatcacagccatccagcACTTGTTTTCGGCCAGGTcctttttgtacagagatttctccagattttcTGAATctttaaatgcttttttttcaaCCTCAATTTTACACTGATAGCCATTATTCTAAAATTATTTaactattattatattataaatatGATAAACTAAGAGGGGTAAGGGAGCTAAGTTGTTGATAGGACAAGAAGCAGAGTCTCCAGCAGAGGTGTAAATGGGGGCAGAGTTGGCAGTTGATGACCCAGAACCCCTATATGAGCTCTCAGTGATCGGGGTTGTGTCAAACCTGTTGAAGTATCGGTTCAACTCAGCAGCAAATTATGGGTCTCCTTCAGTTCTTTGTGTAGGCTTATTGCGGCATGTCTTCTTTTTCATCCCATTCCACACCTCTTTCATACCATTCTGTCCCAACTTGGCCTTAATCCTCTGCTTGCAGTTGTTTTTGGCCTCTTTCAGTTTTAGTTTAATATTCCAATTAGTTATAAATGCATACCATCTTTTATAGCCTCACATAATTAAGTGGGAATGCTTTCAGCTTTGTTACTCTATTAATTCATTTCATCAGAAATTAATTATAATTTGATTTACCGGCCGTTTTATGACACACTCTtaagtgctgctgctgccctctagAGGTTTTGCTGTAGTACACACTCAACAGACCAAAGTGTTTTGAGTGGCTGTGTACTGATTTCACTGTGAATATCAACTTGAAGAGGGAGCTTACTCTTACAATCATTGCATGTGTCCTAAACTGGTACTAAGGTGATTGGTTTAGTGTATTTCAACAAGATCTGAATACTGCATTTATAGATATCCATTTTATAACCCTGTTTTTTTCTATCTGCTTTTTGCAGTGAGCTTTCTGCAGAGTGGGACAAAGCTGTTGTTCAGAAGGAGACATCGAGAGAAGGAGTCCTGCCTCAGCCAGTCACATGAAGACATCTCCAATATGGGCAATAACTTCGCTGCTGCGTCAACCAGTAGCCGTAAAAAGTCCGGCAGCTTCTCTCGGCGTCTCATCAAACGCTTCTCTTTTCGCTCATCAGGCAAATCAAAGGGCAAAGCCACTACGACCAACGGAGGAGCGAGCTCTCTGGATATCTGATTTTTAGGGTCATCCTGACTGTAAGACCTCTGTTTTCACTGTATGAAAACTTAACACGAGTCCCGTCTTTTACAGCATGACACCCCAGGTGGGTTGTCACCTGTATACAGTGAAAAGAGGACACCTCTGGGAGGGCTTTCCTTGGGACAGATATTTGTTGCACTCTCAGGACAGAAATCATGTTTTAACCTAGTGCTCAAGAGTTTAAATGGGGTAATGAAATCCATTTCCTCTGCTGTGCGATGAGGAGAAGGTAATAGTTGCAAAGAAATGTCCTGTGCACAGATGGAACATGAATTACAGTGGGAGAGTTTTAAACTCATGCTGAAAAAAGCCCTTGCATTATTTAATGGTATAAAATGCCAGTATGATGCTACTGGCTGCACTTTGGACGgtaaacttctttttttttaaatgtaaattcagCACATGTAATATTCCTGGGTTATATAACGGTAATTTATTATTATGTGCTTCATATGAAATAGATGCTATTTATTTTACCCTCCAAAAGACAAgtcattattgtcattattgcACTGTAATATAGAAacattgctgtgtgtttttccacgcaaatttaatttaaagcaaaaaaaatctatctCAATCTAACTGTAGTGTTCATTCATAACTGCTTGTACAttggtttgaaatgttgttcAATGTTGTATCTTATATAAGACACaggaaaaataatatatttactgtactttttcctttttaaaagtaCCGTCTGTGGAACATCTTAATGCATTTAAGTTTACTTTTGAATTTTCAACTAATCAGGATTTGTATCCGACCAAGCAGGGCaacacattttgattttttttaaatactgacatttttctttaagtaaaaagaaatgaaaatgatttaCTACTTTTCTTGTGGCTCATGTTGACTCCATCTAGTTTTAAAAGTGCTTCAGATCACATTAAGGCCACAGTTGTGCTCACATGGACTTTCATTAATGCAATAACAATCATTAGCTGGCAGCAAGATTGCATACATTTTGGGTAATGCCTCGCAGCGTTGCAAGCATTCCTTTGAAGAACAGGCTTAACTTATAATCATAAACTATAAAATGCAAAATCTAtcttatatttacatttaggaGCATCATCATGCTGTATTTCTTTTACATAAATATAAGTCATACATGACTGATAAATGGCTTGAATAGTTCTTTGGTTTATGACAAGGTGTTGGTTTGAGTGTTGAAATGAGGACATACTCAGGGCTAGCAGTGAAATGGAAACTGGAACCTTAAGTTTAGAGGGGACCTGTTTCATTCAACGGCACACAGAACCAGTATGTAAAAAAAGTGGGTAcggacacccacacacatatgTTTGCTTTTCAACAGCTGTGAAATTACCTTTTCTACATCTGCCAGTAATTTCTGCTCAGAACTGTGCCCCACTGcaggatttatttttctcaaaggCAGCATTGCTCCGTTTAGGAGATGCAAATTGTTTCCATGATATCCGTATACCTGGGTGTACcaatgaaatcaaaataaacccTCAATATTTAACaaatcttcttcctcttcttcttctttggataAGGCAGGCTAGACGCAACAACGCCGTATTGCTGCCCTCCTCAGGTCGAGGATTCAAGTCCTTAGATCATTTCTTAGATTTGTTTGTACTGTATATTGCGGTTCTGTGCAAGTGTTCCATCAGCCTCTTAACTTTGTTTCTCCAGCTGTTTGCAGGTCTCTGAATGGCGTCCTTCTTTCCTGAGCATATCTCTCACATTGCAAGACAACATGATGCACTGACTCCACTTCCCCACAGTCACACTTTCCATCAGGGTGCTTCCCTATCAGGGCCAGCCCACTCTTGAGCCCACAATGCCCGAGCCTCAGTCTAGTTATAACTACTGCATCTCTTCTTTTGCACTTAacataatatttttattttcccactGTACTCTGAATTTCAAAATATGACCatccctttctttcattttgccaTGCATTTTGCCATGCATCTTTAACCCACTTATTTATCATTTCTTTATATTCTGGCAGTCCATAAGGCAAACACATTCCAACGCTTTCcatcttttcaatttttttcaattcaaatttgctttattgtcatgaacaaagacatgttattgccaaagcacataaattcatacaatacattatatatattcataacacactacactcaccatatatacattaatcacacaccatattcattacatatgaaatcatcacatacatatcaaccatatattacatactctatacgcattaatgaacgattacccatacagcatatctcaatatCCTCACCAGTTGCGGCACACTCACAAAAcccccacccaaaatcaaacaccaagggatggtgcgtccctcaggctgtgacaggcagacacatatttagcagccagaggagctccTGACCCTTCTCCCAgcagaactgacagtttctcttctggggttaatgttgttAATAATCTTTGCATCTCTCTTTGCCGTACTATCTGCTCCCTAATTTCCTTCTATACCTAGAAGGAATTCTATGTGCTGGAACCGGCTGGAACCCAAACAAATCCCACTTTAGATGGGATTTGTTTGGGTTCCCCTGCTCTGTGAAGTCTATACAGAGTgaggtttatttctgctaatATGTCTGGTCTAGACTTGGGCTTCTGCTCTTTAATTGTTGTTAACACTGCTGCTGAGTCACTGCATATGACTACCTGCCTCCTTTTCTGGTCCTCCATCCACCAAAGTGCCCATAGTACCTTTCAGCAGTTTTTAACAATTCACtcactttctgtcttttaaagtgttttactCTTACTCGGATTTAAACGAGGCGCCAAAAAGTAAATGCTGGAGGGAATATATTCGATTGGTCTTGTGTTTCCACCCCTAACAACAGCCAATCATCCTTGCTTCTTCCGTAGAGCCCGCCATGATTGGTTAAATACCACAGACTCCCAACCAATAGTCACTGATTTCCTGTACCCTTTGACCTTTGACAGCCAATCAGATGTCGCTATTTCATTCCACCAGCCAATCAGGTAGTGAGGCGGGACAAACGCGTGTATTATATCCTGGTCGTGCTGCAGTTGATCACACATCGCTTGCGACTTTACTCCTGAAGTGTTTGACTTCGAAATCTGACTTTATAACTAACCATGTCTGGAAGAGGCAAGACCGGAGGAAAGGCCCGTGCCAAGGCAAAGACCCGCAGCTCCCGCGCCGGGCTGCAGTTCCCTGTGGGCCGTGTCCATCGTCTTCTCCGTAAGGGAAACTACGCTGAGAGAGTCGGCGCCGGAGCCCCAGTGTACCTGGCCGCCGTGCTGGAGTACCTCACCGCTGAGATCCTGGAGCTGGCTGGAAACGCTGCTAGAGACAACAAGAAGACCCGTATCATCCCTCGTCATCTGCAGCTGGCTGTGAGGAACGACGAGGAGTTGAACAAACTTCTCGGCGGTGTGACCATCGCCCAGGGCGGTGTCCTGCCCAACATCCAGGCCGTTCTGTTGCCCAAGAAGACCGGACAGGCAGCGGCTAGCACCGGCAAGGCGGGAAAGAAGGCCTCCTCTCAGTCCCAGGAGTactagcttgtttgctaataaACTAAAACCCCAAAGGCCCTTTTCAGGGCCACTCATTCCTCATTCAAAGAGAAACTTTTCCTGTTCATCCCCTCTTGGTTTTTCACACTGTTATTTAATAAACGCGCTTGTTTTGTAAACGTGGTCATCGATATTCCTTGTTGATCATGCTGTTTGAAGGAAACGGCACACAGTAGCTTATAGCTGTAGGAGCAAGTCACTGATAAATtactgcaggggttcccaaactgttCTGCTctcgacccccaaaatattggtgccaaagactcgagacctccactgtccctcaaagtgattttaatgtggcttcatttagctgatctgcagaaaattagcctacctatatgagcatgtggctgtgtttgccttttatgaattaacctactgccaCTGATtctttttgataattaactgttccctaactctaaacttaggagtcatctggcaacaaataaagacaaaactttttatatatttaattattttatatttcaagtttagctactattttagTCGCTATTTTTCACTATAAATGGTAAaatgtacaatttaaaaaaaaacaaaaaaaaacaagc contains:
- the LOC117813118 gene encoding histone H2AX is translated as MSGRGKTGGKARAKAKTRSSRAGLQFPVGRVHRLLRKGNYAERVGAGAPVYLAAVLEYLTAEILELAGNAARDNKKTRIIPRHLQLAVRNDEELNKLLGGVTIAQGGVLPNIQAVLLPKKTGQAAASTGKAGKKASSQSQEY